The Actinocatenispora sera genome has a window encoding:
- a CDS encoding alpha/beta fold hydrolase, which yields MTTTRVVPTDGAEITYDVHGPLPTADGTPPLVMIGQPMDASGFTALVAQFPDRTVITYDPRGLGRSTRSDGRVDQTPQTQAADVHALIGALDAGPVELFASSGGAVTALALVAAYPNDVATLVAHEPPMLPVLPDAAAAVRARDGFLAAYQAKGWGAGMAAFVAMTSWRGEFTDEYFAQPAPDPAAYGMPTEDDGNRDDPLLSDRALAITDYRPDVAALTAAPTRVIIAVGEESAGTFTARTATATAALLGQEATVFPSHHGGFVGGEHGYAGQPEAFARRLREVLATK from the coding sequence ATGACGACGACACGCGTAGTGCCCACCGATGGCGCCGAGATCACCTACGACGTGCACGGACCGCTGCCGACCGCCGACGGCACGCCGCCGCTGGTGATGATCGGCCAACCGATGGACGCCTCCGGGTTCACCGCGCTGGTGGCGCAGTTCCCGGACCGCACCGTGATCACCTACGACCCGCGCGGCCTCGGCCGCAGCACCCGCTCGGACGGGCGGGTCGACCAGACCCCGCAGACCCAGGCGGCGGACGTGCACGCGCTGATCGGGGCGCTCGACGCCGGCCCGGTCGAGCTGTTCGCCAGCAGCGGCGGCGCGGTGACCGCGCTGGCGCTGGTCGCCGCGTACCCGAACGACGTGGCCACGCTGGTCGCGCACGAACCGCCGATGCTCCCGGTGCTGCCCGACGCCGCCGCGGCGGTCCGCGCGCGGGACGGCTTCCTCGCCGCGTACCAGGCGAAGGGGTGGGGTGCCGGGATGGCCGCGTTCGTCGCGATGACCTCGTGGCGGGGTGAGTTCACCGACGAGTACTTCGCCCAGCCGGCACCGGACCCGGCCGCGTACGGGATGCCCACCGAGGACGACGGCAACCGCGACGACCCGCTGCTGTCCGACCGTGCGCTGGCGATCACCGACTACCGGCCGGACGTCGCGGCGCTGACCGCGGCGCCGACCCGGGTGATCATCGCCGTCGGCGAGGAGTCCGCCGGCACCTTCACCGCCCGTACCGCGACGGCGACCGCCGCGCTGCTCGGCCAGGAGGCGACGGTCTTCCCGAGCCATCACGGCGGATTCGTCGGCGGGGAGCACGGCTACGCCGGCCAGCCCGAGGCCTTCGCCCGCCGACTCCGCGAGGTCCTCGCCACCAAGTGA
- a CDS encoding DUF664 domain-containing protein produces the protein MDEVVIGAAPRPEPVLAGSWLTVLGGMLDFHRATLVWKCSGLTDAELRRRPLRSELSLLGLLRHLQGAERYWFGVRIGGTTPAFHPYRMYRTAQGEQWYDEADPTPASEVYADYLAACAESRAVHRRLGEADLDRLVDNDEFGPASVRFVLLHLVEEYARHVGHADLLRETIDGTTGE, from the coding sequence GTGGACGAGGTGGTGATCGGCGCGGCGCCGCGGCCCGAGCCGGTACTGGCCGGGTCGTGGCTGACGGTGCTCGGTGGGATGCTGGACTTCCACCGGGCGACGCTGGTGTGGAAGTGCAGCGGGCTGACCGACGCCGAGCTGCGGCGGCGACCGCTGCGCTCGGAGCTGAGCCTGCTCGGGCTGCTGCGCCACCTGCAGGGCGCGGAGCGGTACTGGTTCGGGGTTCGGATCGGCGGCACGACGCCGGCGTTCCACCCGTACCGGATGTACCGGACCGCGCAGGGTGAGCAATGGTACGACGAGGCGGACCCGACGCCGGCGAGCGAGGTGTACGCGGACTATCTCGCCGCCTGTGCCGAGTCACGCGCGGTCCACCGGCGCCTCGGCGAGGCCGACCTCGATCGGCTCGTCGACAACGACGAGTTCGGGCCGGCGAGCGTCCGGTTCGTACTGCTGCACCTGGTGGAGGAGTACGCGCGCCACGTCGGCCACGCCGACCTGCTGCGCGAGACGATCGACGGCACCACGGGCGAGTGA
- a CDS encoding Pr6Pr family membrane protein, which yields MDTERALHRVGRAWHGVLAVLIGAALVAQVVLVCTGGDGDPGVSVAARLVRTFSFFTIQSNILVLADCAVRAVRPAADGRLRRVLRLDALLGITVTGLVFALVLAGDSHPTGLAWWLNLMFHYAAPPIAVVGWLLFGPRRRIDLASLGCALVWPLLWIGYTLAHGAASGWYPYPFLNVTDLGYAATVRNLAFVVLLGLVLLGAFAGLDRLLARSRWTGGAAAVPPGPVVPEPRAARD from the coding sequence ATGGACACCGAGCGTGCGCTCCACCGGGTCGGGCGCGCCTGGCACGGCGTACTCGCCGTACTGATCGGCGCCGCGCTCGTCGCGCAGGTCGTCCTCGTCTGCACCGGCGGGGACGGTGACCCCGGCGTGTCGGTCGCGGCCCGGCTGGTCCGCACGTTCAGCTTCTTCACCATCCAGAGCAACATCCTGGTGCTCGCCGACTGCGCCGTCCGGGCGGTACGGCCGGCCGCCGACGGGAGGCTGCGCCGGGTGCTGCGGCTCGACGCGCTGCTCGGCATCACCGTCACCGGCCTGGTGTTCGCGCTGGTCCTGGCCGGTGACAGCCATCCGACCGGGCTGGCCTGGTGGCTCAACCTGATGTTCCACTACGCGGCGCCGCCGATCGCGGTGGTCGGCTGGTTGCTGTTCGGCCCGCGCCGGCGGATCGACCTCGCCTCGCTCGGCTGCGCGCTGGTCTGGCCGCTGCTGTGGATCGGCTACACCCTCGCGCACGGCGCGGCGAGCGGCTGGTACCCGTACCCGTTCCTGAACGTCACGGACCTCGGCTACGCCGCGACGGTGCGCAACCTGGCGTTCGTGGTACTGCTCGGCCTCGTGCTGCTCGGTGCCTTCGCCGGCCTCGACCGGCTGCTCGCCCGCAGCCGGTGGACCGGCGGCGCCGCCGCCGTGCCCCCCGGCCCCGTCGTACCGGAGCCGCGGGCCGCCCGCGACTGA
- a CDS encoding lycopene cyclase family protein: MTSGHGTDVDVALVGGGGAAHCLLHALAAAGVRVSVAVLDPVSHTGNDRTWCFWDGGTSPVEPAVRRRWSRLRVVGPDGGARELAPVSYAMVRSADFYREVRQRCAPPAAGAAGAAGPAVRWMPASVRAIRPARADPPAGPGEGGNRPGETVAPAPPGQLAPPGQPGQPAPSGQPVGLVGQDGPDTGGVVLDTDAGQVTARWVFDSRPRPPDRPGTTTLLQHFRGRWLSGAGLDPAAATLMDFTVPQPESGLAFGYVLPVDRHEALVEYTVFSRSRLAPADYDAALDRLCDRLGVAGAIVESIEDGVIPMTDGRFARRVAPHVYRLGTAGGATRPATGYTFATMLRQARVVAARLAAGADPVPPRPYPARHLRYDAILLRAIDRGLVDGPRLFTELLTRHPPDRILGFLDGTSTRRDEARILAGTPIPGMVRATAGWLAATARR; this comes from the coding sequence ATGACCAGCGGGCACGGCACCGACGTCGACGTCGCGCTGGTCGGCGGCGGCGGAGCGGCGCACTGCCTGCTGCACGCGCTCGCCGCGGCCGGCGTCCGGGTGTCGGTGGCGGTGCTGGATCCGGTGTCGCACACCGGGAACGATCGCACCTGGTGCTTCTGGGACGGCGGTACCAGCCCGGTCGAGCCGGCGGTGCGCCGGCGGTGGTCGAGGCTGCGGGTGGTCGGCCCGGACGGCGGTGCGCGCGAGCTGGCGCCGGTCTCGTACGCGATGGTCCGCTCGGCGGACTTCTACCGGGAGGTGCGGCAGCGGTGTGCGCCGCCCGCGGCGGGCGCTGCCGGAGCGGCCGGCCCGGCCGTGCGCTGGATGCCGGCCTCGGTCCGCGCGATCCGGCCGGCGCGCGCGGATCCGCCGGCCGGGCCGGGCGAGGGCGGGAACCGGCCGGGCGAGACCGTTGCGCCGGCTCCGCCGGGCCAGCTGGCGCCGCCGGGCCAGCCGGGCCAGCCGGCTCCGTCGGGCCAGCCCGTCGGCCTGGTCGGGCAGGACGGGCCGGACACCGGCGGGGTGGTCCTGGACACCGACGCCGGCCAGGTGACCGCGCGCTGGGTGTTCGACTCGCGTCCGCGACCACCGGACCGGCCGGGCACCACGACGCTGCTGCAGCACTTCCGCGGTCGCTGGCTGTCCGGCGCCGGGCTCGACCCGGCCGCGGCCACGCTGATGGACTTCACCGTGCCGCAGCCGGAGTCCGGGCTCGCGTTCGGCTACGTGCTGCCGGTCGACCGGCACGAGGCGCTGGTGGAGTACACGGTGTTCTCCCGGTCCCGGCTCGCGCCCGCGGACTACGATGCGGCGCTGGACCGGCTGTGCGACCGGCTCGGCGTCGCCGGCGCGATCGTGGAGTCCATCGAGGACGGCGTCATCCCGATGACCGACGGCCGGTTCGCCCGCCGGGTCGCACCGCACGTGTACCGGCTGGGTACCGCCGGTGGCGCGACCCGGCCGGCCACCGGCTACACGTTCGCCACCATGCTGCGGCAGGCGCGGGTGGTCGCGGCCCGGCTCGCCGCCGGGGCCGACCCGGTGCCGCCGCGCCCGTACCCGGCGCGGCACCTGCGGTACGACGCGATCCTGCTGCGGGCGATCGACCGCGGCCTGGTGGACGGCCCGCGACTGTTCACCGAGTTGCTGACCCGACACCCACCGGACCGGATCCTCGGCTTCCTGGACGGCACGTCCACCCGGCGGGACGAGGCGAGAATCCTCGCCGGTACGCCGATCCCGGGGATGGTTCGGGCCACCGCGGGCTGGCTCGCCGCGACCGCCCGGCGCTGA